The Setaria viridis chromosome 6, Setaria_viridis_v4.0, whole genome shotgun sequence genome contains a region encoding:
- the LOC117861028 gene encoding disease resistance protein Pik-2, whose protein sequence is MEATALSVGKSVLDGALGYAKSAVAEEVALQLGIQRDHAFIRDELAMMQAFMRAAHDERDNHDVLMTWVKQVRDVAYDAEDCLQDFSVHLHKPSWWRLPRTLQERRRIAKQMKELRARVEDVSQRNLRYQLIKSAGSKPVTSAEQSSITAAAIFGIDDARRAAKNDNSKVDLVHLINTPGEDLRVIAVWGTSGDLGQTSIINAAYENPDIKKKFSCRAWVRISHPFNPNDFIQSLVRQFRSAVGVDVLLETKKTGKELAEEFSGYLSENSFLIVLNNLSTFEEWNGVKACLPPNHKKGSRIIVCSLQVEVASLCAGQECQALELKQFSAHQTIYAFYEKDCQDQIKIPVVVSSSDESISTNVALKHQSKGGNEIKVFTKSLTHIKTMASALEESQLIGRQKEKTDIINLISNPSNQEFAVISVWGMGGLGKTTLIKDVYESQKLVGVFEKHACVTVMRPFILKEFLKSLIMQLNVQSSEKKGAIDFAHGARNTAPIMMGVEALIKELARLLEGKKCLIVLDDLSSIEEWDNIFGSFPKLDSSCRIIVTTREESIAKHCSEKQENIYKLKVLDCKDAQDLFTRKVFKEDKDLDKHPELIEEAKMILKKCNGLPLAIVTIGGFLAKQQKVAVEWRKLNEHISAELEMNLELGAIKTILGKSYDGLPYHLKSCFLYTSIFPEDHKIRRRRLIRRWSAEGYSREIRDKSPEEVADNYFMELIERSMILPSQLSVNSRKGIDSCQVHDLMREISISKSTEENLVFRMEEGCSSNAQGTVRHLVISTNWEADKSEFENKVDLSRIRSLTVFGKWRSFFISEKMRFLRVLDLEGTSGLVSHHLEHIGKLLHLRYLSLRGCDNIFHLSDSLGNLKQLETLDISETAILKLPKTITKLKKLQYLRAGAVGKDDDSLNAFEELPKVVNNRPCICMGWLLGFCMACCAPQLLKEVMDVDSDMNRCDVCTQCCCWFFPILMASEGPTWMPRGIGKLKSLRTLGLVNLAWDKAILRDIKGLTQLRKLAVTGINKENSQEFCSVIANLSCLESLLVQAWGMPGLHGCLEGLASAPKTLQSLKIYGNLVKLPGVQGLPNLVKLVLRSSRILEHEPALQVLGKLPNLVSLRLWAKSFQVDDLRFTFHPEAFPSLIVLELNDIDGLKSVEFEEGAMLQLERLDFRGKLEETNTGMFSGLPLLRSLKEFMLDSKTYKHTFMEDLQGQLGANPNGPALKRW, encoded by the exons ATGGAGGCGACGGCGCTGAGCGTGGGCAAGTCCGTGCTGGATGGAGCGCTTGGCTACGCCAAATCCGCTGTCGCGGAGGAGGTGGCCTTGCAGCTCGGGATCCAGCGCGATCATGCTTTCATCAGGGACGAGCTCGCGATGATGCAAGCCTTTATGAGGGCTGCGCACGACGAGCGGGACAACCATGACGTGCTCATGACCTGGGTGAAGCAAGTCCGAGACGTGGCCTACGATGCGGAGGACTGCCTCCAGGATTTCTCTGTTCATCTCCACAAGCCATCTTGGTGGCGCCTTCCTCGCACGTTGCAAGAGCGGCGCCGCATCGCCAAGCAGATGAAGGAGCTGAGGGCCAGAGTTGAGGACGTGAGCCAGAGGAACCTGCGCTACCAGCTCATCAAGAGCGCTGGCTCCAAGCCGGTCACTTCTGCTGAGCAGTCAAGCATTACAGCTGCAGCGATATTCGGCATCGATGATGCACGGCGTGCTGCGAAGAATGACAACTCAAAAGTGGACCTGGTCCACCTGATCAACACACCGGGCGAGGATCTTAGAGTGATCGCAGTGTGGGGAACCAGTGGTGATCTTGGGCAGACATCCATCATCAACGCGGCCTACGAGAATCCAGATATCAAAAAGAAGTTTTCGTGCCGGGCATGGGTAAGGATCTCGCATCCCTTTAATCCGAATGACTTCATCCAAAGCTTAGTGAGGCAGTTCCGATCAGCCGTGGGGGTCGATGTTCTGTTGGAGACCAAGAAGACAGGAAAAGAGTTGGCAGAGGAGTTCTCTGGATACCTAAGCGAGAATAGTTTCCTGATTGTGCTTAATAACCTGTCCACCTTTGAAGAGTGGAATGGGGTTAAAGCATGTCTGCCGCCGAACCACAAGAAAGGGAGTCGAATCATAGTTTGCAGCCTACAAGTTGAAGTTGCAAGCTTGTGTGCAGGGCAAGAATGCCAAGCGTTGGAGCTTAAGCAGTTCTCCGCTCATCAGACTATTTATGCTTTCTACGAGAAG GATTGTCAAGATCAAATAAAAATACCAGTGGTAGTGTCCAGCTCAGATGAATCAATAAGTACTAATGTAGCACTGAAACATCAATCTAAAGGTGGCAATGAGATAAAGGTATTCACAAAAAGCCTTACTCACATCAAAACTATGGCAAGTGCTTTGGAGGAATCACAACTTATTGGTCGgcagaaagaaaaaactgatATCATCAACCTCATTTCAAATCCATCTAATCAAGAGTTTGCGGTGATCTCAGTATGGGGAATGGGTGGTCTTGGGAAAACTACTCTGATCAAAGATGTTTATGAAAGTCAAAAGCTTGTTGGTGTGTTTGAGAAGCATGCTTGTGTTACAGTGATGCGCCCTTTCATTCTTAAGGAGTTCCTGAAGAGCTTAATTATGCAACTAAATGTACAATCTTCCGAAAAGAAAGGAGCAATAGATTTTGCACATGGTGCAAGAAACACAGCCCCAATAATGATGGGAGTTGAAGCATTAATAAAAGAGTTAGCTAGGCTTCTTGAAGGGAAGAAGTGCTTGATTGTTCTTGATGATCTTTCATCAATAGAAGAATGGGATAATATATTTGGAAGCTTCCCTAAATTAGATAGTTCATGCCGGATTATAGTGACCACAAGGGAAGAGAGTATAGCAAAACATTGTTCAGAGAAACAAGAAAACATATACAAGCTCAAAGTTCTTGACTGCAAGGATGCACAAGACCTCTTCACAAGAAAG GTATTTAAGGAGGACAAAGATTTGGACAAGCATCCTGAATTGATTGAAGAAGCAAAAATGATCTTGAAGAAGTGCAATGGTCTTCCCCTTGCAATAGTTACCATCGGTGGCTTCTTGGCGAAGCAACAAAAAGTAGCCGTAGAGTGGAGGAAATTGAACGAGCATATTAGTGCTGAATTGGAAATGAACCTGGAGCTTGGGGCCATAAAAACAATTCTTGGTAAAAGTTATGATGGTCTTCCATATCATCTTAAGTCTTGTTTCCTATATACATCCATCTTCCCTGAAGATCACAAGATTAGACGAAGACGTTTGATACGACGGTGGAGTGCAGAAGGTTACTCAAGGGAGATTCGAGATAAGTCCCCAGAAGAAGTAGCTGACAACTACTTCATGGAACTAATAGAGAGGAGCATGATCCTACCTTCTCAGCTATCAGTTAATAGTAGAAAAGGAATTGACTCTTGCCAAGTCCATGATCTCATGCGTGAGATTAGCATCTCAAAGTCAACAGAAGAAAATCTCGTTTTTAGAATGGAGGAAGGTTGCAGCTCAAACGCCCAAGGCACAGTTCGCCACCTTGTCATAAGCACCAACTGGGAAGCAGATAAGAGTGAGTTTGAGAACAAAGTGGATCTGTCCCGCATACGCTCGTTAACAGTGTTTGGGAAGTGGAGGTCCTTTTTCATTTCTGAGAAGATGAGGTTCTTGCGTGTGCTGGACTTGGAAGGCACGTCAGGTCTGGTTAGTCATCACCTAGAGCATATTGGGAAGCTTCTTCACCTCAGATACCTTTCTCTAAGGGGATGTGATAATATTTTTCACCTATCAGATTCGTTGGGTAATCTAAAGCAACTAGAAACACTAGATATTTCAGAGACAGCGATTTTAAAGCTGCCCAAGACCATCACCAAGCTCAAGAAGCTACAATATCTTCGTGCTGGGGCTGTTGGAAAGGACGATGATTCATTAAATGCGTTTGAAGAACTGCCAAAAGTAGTGAATAACAGGCCATGCATTTGTATGGGTTGGTTGCTAGGATTTTGCATGGCATGTTGCGCACCTCAACTTCTTAAAGAGGTTATGGATGTGGATAGTGACATGAATAGGTGTGATGTATGCACTCAGTGTTGCTGCTGGTTCTTCCCTATTCTGATGGCAAGCGAAGGTCCAACTTGGATGCCAAGAGGGATAGGGAAACTAAAATCCCTGCGCACATTGGGTCTTGTGAATCTTGCATGGGACAAAGCAATTCTACGGGACATAAAAGGACTGACCCAGTTGCGCAAGTTAGCTGTGACTGGCATCAACAAGGAAAACAGCCAGGAGTTCTGTTCAGTCATTGCCAATCTCAGCTGCCTGGAATCTTTGCTAGTGCAGGCATGGGGGATGCCAGGTTTGCATGGCTGTTTGGAGGGCTTGGCCTCCGCTCCAAAAACACTCCAGAGCCTCAAGATATACGGTAATTTGGTCAAATTGCCAGGGGTCCAGGGGCTCCCGAATCTTGTGAAGTTGGTTCTAAGGAGCTCTAGAATACTGGAGCACGAACCTGCACTCCAAGTTCTTGGGAAGCTACCGAACCTGGTCAGCTTACGTCTGTGGGCGAAGTCGTTCCAGGTTGACGACCTCCGTTTCACCTTCCATCCGGAGGCATTCCCGAGTCTGATAGTGCTGGAGCTAAATGACATAGATGGCCTGAAATCGGTGGAGTTTGAAGAAGGGGCAATGCTTCAGCTTGAGCGGCTGGATTTTCGTGGCAAGCTTGAAGAAACCAACACAGGGATGTTTTCCGGGCTACCATTGCTCCGGAGCCTCAAGGAATTTATGCTGGACAGCAAAACTTATAAGCACACTTTCATGGAAGACCTGCAGGGCCAGCTTGGTGCCAATCCAAATGGACCCGCTTTGAAGAGGTGGTGA
- the LOC117860117 gene encoding probable auxin efflux carrier component 5c, whose product MIAWGDVYKVVAAMAPLYFALGLGYGSVRWCRLFTPEQCGAINTLVAHFSMPFFTFDFLARANPYAMDRRVLAADAASKALTIAAVACWWWWARCCRCGAGGAKDAGARSSWCVTGFSLAAFNNTLVVGVPLLDAMYGAWARDLVVQLAVVQALVWVPLLLLGFELRKAWVVRNGIASAAAGDGQAAAGGGRVEPAVSSQAKKASSPPPAAEKGDVEMNAAAEPDAPPPAGMIRRLWPIVRTVGLKLAGNPNVYASVLGVVWACIAFRWDLRMPGVVSESLQVMSRTGTGMSMFSMGLFMAQQEKIVACGAGLAALGMALRFVAGPLATLAGAAAFGLRSDVMRFAIIQAALPQSIASFVFAKEYGLHADVLSTAVIFGTLVSLPVLIAYYAVLGVVSL is encoded by the exons ATGATCGCGTGGGGCGACGTGTacaaggtggtggcggcgatggcgccgctCTACTTCGCGCTGGGGCTCGGTTACGGCTCGGTGCGGTGGTGTCGGCTCTTCACGCCGGAGCAGTGCGGCGCCATCAACACGCTGGTGGCCCACTTCTCGATGCCCTTCTTCACCTTCGACTTCCTGGCGCGCGCCAACCCCTACGCCATGGACCgccgcgtcctcgccgccgacgccgcctccaAGGCGCTCACCATCGCCGCCGTggcgtgctggtggtggtgggcgcgctgctgccgctgcggcgccggcggcgcaaAGGACGCCGGCGCGCGGTCGTCGTGGTGCGTCACGGGGTTCTCCCTCGCCGCGTTCAACAACACGCTCGTCGTCGGCGTGCCGCTGCTCGACGCCATGTACGGCGCCTGGGCGCGGGACCTCGTCGTGCAGCTCGCCGTCGTGCAGGCGCTCGTGTGGgtcccgctgctgctgctcggcttcGAGCTGCGGAAGGCCTGGGTCGTGCGCAATGGCATCGCGTCCGCAGCGGCCGGCGATGGCCAGGCCGCTGCTGGTGGAGGCCGCGTCGAGCCGGCCGTGTCGTCGCAGGCAAAGAAggcatcgtcgccgccgccggccgcggagAAGGGCGACGTCGAGATGAACGCGGCGGCGGAACCagacgcgccgccgcctgccgggaTGATCCGACGGCTCTGGCCGATTGTGCGGACCGTGGGGCTGAAGCTGGCGGGGAACCCCAACGTGTACGCCAGCGTGCTCGGCGTGGTCTGGGCGTGCATCGCCTTCAG GTGGGACCTCAGGATGCCGGGTGTCGTGTCGGAGTCGTTGCAGGTGATGTCCAGGACCGGCACGGGGATGAGCATGTTCAGCATGGGTCTGTTCATGGCGCAGCAGGAGAAGATCGTCGCGTGCGGCGCGGGCCTGGCGGCGCTGGGGATGGCGCTGCGGTTCGTCGCCGGCCCGCTCGCCAcgctggccggcgccgccgcgttcgGGCTCCGCAGCGACGTGATGCGCTTCGCCATCATACAG GCCGCTCTACCTCAATCTATTGCGTCCTTCGTCTTCGCAAAGGAATACGGACTCCATGCCGATGTGCTCAGCACAGC GGTTATATTCGGGACGCTAGTCTCTCTGCCGGTGCTCATCGCCTACTATGCAGTCCTTGGCGTCGTCTCATTATGA
- the LOC117862195 gene encoding LOW QUALITY PROTEIN: transcription elongation factor 1 homolog (The sequence of the model RefSeq protein was modified relative to this genomic sequence to represent the inferred CDS: deleted 1 base in 1 codon) has translation MGKRKSRSSKLAAQPKKAPKLEKVFTCPFCNHPESVKCCIELKYGYAEASCLICDESYCIVPDNLTAPTDVYHEWIDECERANKASTSAAAGDDDDWVIKNTRLTLHAFALHRGKPDKNHRGGPTYRLWSY, from the exons ATGGGGAAGAGGAAGTCGAGGAGCTCCAAGCTGGCGGCGCAGCCGAAGAAGGCACCCAAGCTGGAGAAAGTCTTCACCTGCCCATTCTGCAACCACCCGGAAAGCGTCAAGTGCTGCATCGAGCTCAAGTACGGGTACGCGGAGGCGTCGTGCCTCATCTGCGACGAGAGCTACTGCATCGTCCCAGATAATCTCACCGCGCCCACCGACGTCTACCACGAGTGGATCGACGAGTGCGAGCGCGCCAAC AAGGCGTcgacgtccgccgccgccggtgacgacGATGATTGGGTCATCAAGAATACAAGATTGACTCTGCATGCTTTCGCTTTGCACAGGGGGAAGCCAGACAAGAATCATAGGGGAGGGCCAACTTATAGATTATGGAGTTATTAG